Proteins found in one Nitrospiraceae bacterium genomic segment:
- a CDS encoding polyprenyl synthetase family protein: MSNGPSTLTLHSMADVWDVYREELEGVEEQIRKNLDSSVDLVNTVAAHILNSGGKRVRPLFVLLSAHLCGYAGQDHQALGSLVEFIHTATLLHDDVVDDADLRRGRRTASKVWGNQISILVGDYLYSRAICQIVDFRNQGINEALSEACRKMAEGEVLQLYYNGNPLMPEPEYLRIIEHKTAGLIAASCKIGAIVGGATEELQEALFRFGQRLGIAFQLADDTLDYTANGEHLGKTLGQDLRQGKATLPLLHLLQHCSEPDRQLIKDRMETRTLTDEELRRIVALMQEYGSIAYAMERAHAFVTAAKRDLDLFHDNTAKRALSIAADYMVTRDR; the protein is encoded by the coding sequence ATGTCGAACGGACCGTCCACTCTCACACTCCACAGCATGGCCGATGTCTGGGACGTGTATCGTGAAGAGCTCGAGGGGGTCGAGGAACAGATCCGGAAAAATCTCGACTCCAGCGTAGACCTGGTCAATACGGTCGCCGCCCACATCTTGAACAGTGGCGGTAAACGCGTCCGTCCCCTCTTTGTTCTCCTGAGCGCCCATCTCTGCGGATACGCCGGCCAGGACCACCAAGCCCTCGGCAGTCTCGTTGAATTTATCCATACCGCCACCCTGCTGCACGATGACGTCGTGGACGACGCCGATCTGCGACGGGGCCGCCGTACCGCGAGTAAAGTCTGGGGCAATCAAATCAGCATCCTCGTGGGTGATTATCTCTATTCCCGGGCCATCTGCCAGATCGTCGACTTCCGCAATCAAGGGATCAACGAAGCGCTCTCGGAAGCCTGCCGAAAGATGGCCGAAGGCGAAGTCCTTCAACTGTATTACAACGGCAATCCGCTGATGCCGGAACCGGAGTATCTCCGCATCATCGAGCATAAAACCGCCGGATTGATTGCGGCCTCCTGCAAAATCGGCGCGATCGTCGGCGGAGCGACGGAGGAATTACAGGAGGCGCTGTTCCGCTTCGGACAGCGGCTGGGCATTGCGTTCCAACTGGCGGACGACACACTGGACTACACCGCCAACGGCGAACATCTGGGCAAAACGCTCGGGCAGGACCTTCGGCAAGGCAAAGCGACGCTGCCGCTGTTGCATCTCTTGCAACATTGCTCGGAACCGGACCGGCAGTTGATCAAAGATCGCATGGAAACCAGGACCTTGACTGATGAGGAACTGCGCCGTATCGTCGCCTTGATGCAGGAGTATGGGTCCATCGCCTACGCCATGGAACGGGCGCACGCGTTTGTCACCGCCGCCAAACGGGATCTCGACCTGTTCCACGACAACACCGCCAAACGCGCCCTGTCCATCGCCGCCGACTATATGGTGACTCGCGACCGCTGA